One genomic segment of Belonocnema kinseyi isolate 2016_QV_RU_SX_M_011 chromosome 2, B_treatae_v1, whole genome shotgun sequence includes these proteins:
- the LOC117168031 gene encoding uncharacterized protein LOC117168031, which produces MLKVSQYFREKSFVDVMLITTPRKKLRDDAVPTEKLSPSEGDHVQEGATEESLGSDNPESGSNADHNDSGHGSPGTDCGHGLPDINNDIIDFINALISQPLSEKNFAEVFERLAKAKAEVTGDIEELLKEQNAETSQGAATDKVKTDYLQEIKYLKRERDHYFVNWVASVKREALWKRGCHMYKTRAEYAESKLRFVYREKEGIVLRLREIFTPGKVNMLLNPGKRTTWNLEDIAGAISILALTAKSYEYLMAVLKIPLPGLTTLRR; this is translated from the exons ATGTTAAAAGTG TCTCAGTATTTTCGAGAAAAGTCATTTGTTGACGTTATGCTGATCACAACACCAAGGAAAAAGCTTCGTGATGATGCCGTCCCAACAGAAAAACTTTCGCCAAGTGAGGGTGATCATGTGCAAGAGGGTGCGACAGAAGAATCTTTAGGAAGTGACAATCCTGAGTCAGGGAGTAATGCAGACCATAACGATAGTGGACATGGCTCACCGGGTACCGACTGCGGACATGGCTTACCAGATATCAATAATGATATTATTGACTTCATAAATGCTTTAATATCACAACCCTTatccgaaaaaaattttgcagaagTTTTCGAAAGGTTAGCAAAGGCAAAAGCGGAAGTTACTGGAGATATAGAAGAGCTGTTAAAAGAGCAGAATGCAGAAACGTCCCAAGGTGCGGCAACTGATAAGGTAAAAACTGACTATCTCCAGGAAATTAAATACCTCAAAAGGGAAAGAGACCATTACTTCGTCAATTGGGTTGCATCAGTGAAAAGGGAGGCTTTGTGGAAGAGAGGTTGTCACATGTACAAAACAAGAGCAGAGTACGCAGAATCAAAATTGAGATTTGTTTATAGAGAAAAGGAGGGAATTGTTCTTAGACTGAGAGAAATATTCACTCCTGGAAAAGTAAATATGCTACTGAATCCTGGAAAGCGAACGACATGGAACCTTGAAGATATTGCAGGTGCAATTTCCATACTTGCTCTTACTGCCAAAAGTTACGAGTATCTCATGGCtgtcttaaaaattccattaccAGGGCTAACGACATTAAGACGCTGA
- the LOC117167675 gene encoding uncharacterized protein LOC117167675, which translates to MEDAVITAASLEKHIAMNQELDLLQAFETVMATEKIAQEELKYIAGYVAKQISQDKSLRVYTPSLPHKPNNDWICHLSKGYLKYPSEKLLTAARIINTEYENYHGATFSRDPQIF; encoded by the exons ATGGAAGATGCGGTGATTACAG cGGCATCTCTAGAAAAACATATTGCCATGAATCAGGAACTTGATCTTCTCCAGGCTTTTGAAACAGTTATGGCCACCgaaaaaattgcacaagaagagCTGAAATATATCGCTGGATATGTGGCAAAGCAAATCTCCCAAGATAAATCACTTCGCGTGTATACACCTTCTTTGCCACACAAGCCCAACAACGACTGGATTTGTCACTTATCCAAAGGCTATTTGAAATATCCgagtgaaaaattattaacagCTGCTCGAATAATTAATACAGAATATGAAAATTATCATGGAGCAACATTTTCAAGGGatcctcaaattttttaa